AAATCGACGCAAAGCCCGTCCCCTGCGCGGGTGACAACAGCGGCAACCTGCTCCTCCAATGTGCGCTTGACCCGGTCCCGTTGCGCGGACCAAGCCTTCTTGTACGTCAAGAACACTCTTTGCCAGTTGCTATCAGCAAACACCGCGCGCCACATATCCGAGCGTGTCAGCGCATCATGATTGAGCTCTGCGTTCAGGCTCACGGCAAAGACACCACCCTGGTCGGTAATTTGGGGTGAGGCTTTGCCGTTGGCGAGGACTTGGAGAAGTTGAGCCAGTCCATACGCTCTGGCCGCATCGAGGGTGTGCAAACCGCTTTTTACGACTAGGTACTCCACCAAGAAAGACCCTCCTCCATGACGCACTTAGCTGGATGACATCCAGTTTTCATAATTGAGAATGGCATTTTCGCCACCGCCTGTCGCGATCCGATCAGCCAGGCGGAGCCACCGGGAAAGCAGAACGTAAGACGCGTAACCATCAGGCAAGAGGAAGTTGAGAGCCACGCCGCAACTGCCGCCTCCTCGCCACTTGTTGAAATCACTAATGGTGAGATCAACTCTAGCGAACCGCCGCGCACAATCGGCGGTAACCTCGAACCACCCGTCTCTCATCTCGAATTGCGGAGTCATGTCTGCGCGCACGGTGTGGTGGTGCGCAATCGCGGCTAAGGCCGGTATCGCCAAAGTCTGCTGCCAGTCAGACCCAGCTATACGGCATAGGCAGGGCGTCGCCAGCGAAGCCGAAACAGTTGCATGAGGTGGGAGGTCCCTTACCGAGCCTCCCCGATGAGCTAAGAAGGTTCCCGGAGGCAGGACGCTTTCCAATCCTGCCTGGATCTTTCGTTGCCACTGCTCTGCCAGTTTGCCAAGGTCGTGGAAGATCAATACAAGATGAGTCAGGGACAGCAAGTCTTCATGAGTTTTTCCAAGTCGCCGGGACAGGGCCTCGAAAGCGATTCTCTCCCTTGGCAGGACGTGCTCGGCGAATGCTTTGACCACCTTTTCAATGTGGTCCTGCCACTTTTCAATTTGCAGTTCACCTTCCAGTCGACTCTTCTGCTGTATCAGCTCGTCGCGAGATTCGGCTGGGGAACCCCGGATGCCTAGTCGCAAGCCACGCTCGGCGTCATAGGAGCCATATTTCGGGTGAATGATGTAGTAGCCGTAAGGCGCGGCCCTGGAGTTCGAGTCTACATGCAGGAATTCGATCCGAGTTCGGTAATCATCCGCAGCCGTTCGATCAACAACCACTCGCCAGGCTTCGGGCTGCTGTTTGTGCACAAACTGCTGCAAGACTCCTGGATGGATACGACAACGCGGCAGCCTCAGAGCGCCAATTCCGAGGGTGTCAGGCGAACCGTGCAGAGCGACCTCAACCGTCAGACCTTCGCGCACCGCTTGTTCTGCCTTAGCTGAGTCGCCAGTGAAGGCCGCCGCAGCCAATGAGGCCAAGACCTTCCCTGCAGCCTCAGGCTCGGCCCATTGGTCGAACTGTGGTTCAAGGACTATGTCGACAAGATCTCTCTCGATTTCCCACGTCAATTCGTGCCCGTTTAGGTCTTTCTCTCGAAGCGCCTTCTCAGTTGCTTCAACGAGGAGCCGATCATACGGTCGCGTTGTTTCCAAGCCTGTAAAGACAACAACCTCGCCTTCACCTCCCCAGCGGGCGCAGCGGCCGGCTCGCTGCACTAGGGCGTCGATGGGAGCCAATTCCGTGACCAGGAAGTCGCAAGATATATCCAATCCTACCTCCACAACCTGCGTGGCGATGAGTAGGCACCGGCCTTCCGCCGTCTTGCCAAATCGGGCTTCGATCTGCTTTTCCTTGGTCCTTCGGTCGTCATCGTAGAAGCGCGAGTGCGCCAAAATCACTGGACATCCGATTTTGCCCAGGAGTTGCTCATACAGGTTCTGCGCACGTTGCACGGTGTTGACGACAACAAGCGTCCGCTCCACGTTTCGTGTCAGCTGCAGAATCGTCTCGATGCTCAGCTTCTCTGACGAGACCCTGAGTACGACGCGGCGTTGTCTTCGGTTCTTGCCTTCCAGTCGTGTGCCCTCGACGATGGTTGCGCCGAATCTTTCCGACAAACGACGGATGAAATTCGTCGGCAGAGTAGCCGACATGATCACAAATGGGATGCCCATCTGGTGGGCTCGTTCAGCAAGGACGAGCAACGATTGCAGGCCGAGGTGAGGCTCGAAAGTGTGGACTTCATCAAATACCAGAAAGCTGCCGGCGACGGCCCCTGCCGGAATATTGCCTTGTCGCACACTCAGACTTAGAGGAGCGCACGCATAAGAAGTGACCACTTGGTCAAGCGTCGCGAATATGGCGTCCGCGTAAAACAAGACGCTCTCCGGCCGCTGGCCGTGCATGGCTGCCACCCTCATCCTGCCATTCGCATAAGTTCGCATCCGGCTCTCAAGTTGGTTTACAAGAGCACGCATGGGAAGCGTATGAATGAGCCGATGAGGAAGCGTCTTCCCCCGCAGAGAGAGAAACGGTAGCCATACCGCCTCCGACTTTCCTGAGCCTGTCGGCGCCCGCAAGATGACCGATTTGCCACTCGCGAGCGCCCCAGCGCATTCAGACTGATGCCGAGCCAGATTGAAGTCGGTCATCGGCGCGAAGAAGGTGTCACACGCAACCACGAGACACCTCGCGTTCTAGCTGCATCCAGCCGTTTCCCCATGCCGTGTGCTTGCCCACATGCACCAGCTCACCGAGCGTGAGCCAGGGCAAAAACTCATTCAAGTTACCTTCGTAAGTAACGTCACCGATAAAGCCAGACAATTCGTGGCGTTGTTTCGTTTTTGACGACGTGCGGAAACGCTCAACCCAATCGGTGCGGGCCGAAACGGTTCGAATCTTTTCCGCGCGCTCGCCAAGGCCCCGGAAATCCGCTTCGATTGGCCCCTCACCAAAAAACGTGCTCAAGGCATTGATCCTGTCCCGCAGGCGCTTGAAAACGTGGTGGAACTCCGGCTGTCGGATGATTTCGCCATCGGCCTTCAGGAACGTTGGTGTCGAAAATCGGATGCTGACCTGCTGCACTGAATCGTTATCTCGGGATGTCGAGCGGTTCCGTATCCGCCTCCCTATCCATTCGCCCGTCTCGGACGTCGCCGCATTTCGGAAAACCTGGTCCTCGGCCGTGTAGATAACCATAGCCTCGTAGTTCGAAGCGTCTGCTGCTTCGCTGGTCAGGTCCACCTGCTCGACCCTTTCAAGACTGCACTTGGCGCGATTGAGCCCCAACCCCTCAGCCGCTAGCTCTCGAAACGACAGCACGAAGTATGGCAGGAAATCGAGCGCGCGACCGATAAGCACCAGCTCGAATTCGAACCGCTGACCTGTTTCGAATCGCGTCTGTTGCGTCTTTGGGGCCCGGAACACGAACGGCCGCGGGACGTCCTGATTCTTGGAAAGAGCCTCTGCTTCCGGCGGAGGGGAAGGCTCGAAGATTGCCTTGTACGGGCACGACATTCCCACTGGGCAGGTCCGAGCATCTCTGCATTGCGGGATGCAACAAAGGCGCCGGAATGCATGTCCGAAGCCGCCTCGAAGCATGTTTCCCTTATTGATCGCCGGGACTAGGAGCGGCTCCCTGGGCGCAATCAGAAATCGAAAGCGTCCAATACGTATCGCGCATTCGGTGAGATCTTGCGGCATGTACTTACCCTCAACCGAATTAAGAGCCCTTCAATGTTCGTTCCCGGACTCGATCAAATCGGCTTCGCGGAGCGGTTCGAGCACACCGTCCTCCAGTTTACTGCCGATTCTACGAGCAATCTGATCTTTTCCGCATCTGCTGGCTGGACGGCATTAGGGGCTGCAACCGTCGCTCCGATTAGCGCGGCAGCTTCTCCTGGCGACAGAACGGCTTCGTCGGGCGTGCCGTCAGCTAGTCGAACCCCACACTCGAAGACCGATCCAATAGCCCGAGCAGCCTCCAAACTGACGGGCTCTGAGAAGTGTCCCGGAAGCGAGACTCGCTGGCCAATAGGAAACTGCTTCTCGACTTGGCTTGAGCTGGCCATAGAAAAGCGTTGAAAAGGGAAGCTCACAAATATCACATCTTGCACCTGTTTGCGAGGCGTTCCTAGCAACCAAGGAGAGAAAAAGACCATGCCTTGCAGTGAGCCCGGCAGTGACTTGCATGCTCCGAGACACGCTCCTCCCCTCGCTCTCCGCCTCCGCGAAGCGTGACATCATACTCAGATGTCGGCGGATCTACGGGATCAGGTCACGATCTCGCCGACCGACTGTTGGAGGAACCCAGCAGGCTGAGGATCGCGGCAAAGTCGACAATGATCTCGAATACGGATTCCATGTTACGTGTATTTTATACATGGCATATGCGTGTCACGACATAGTCTTGAACGAGTACACTTCAGTAAGCACATACATGGAGGTCGTCCCTTTTCCTAGCATCGAAGGAAAATTTCGCGAAGTGGAGGATGAAGCGCGAGGGCGACAAAGTGACCTGAATTTCGACCGACTATTCAGGCTGATCTACAATCGCGTTTTGCGCCTTGGCGAAGAGCGCGCTAATGGCCTCGAAGTGTTGGTTCATGAAGGTTGCCCGGTCTGACTCCCCACTGTGTAGTTTTTTGGATCCGTCGGCAATTACAAGACGTAACTCGCTCATGCCAAGAAATCCAAACAGCGTGCGAAGCCATGGCACTAAGTAGTTTTTGCAGGAGTCTGGCGAACTGGCAGCGTAAACCCCGGCCGCGATGATGAAAGTACCGCGCTTTCCGGCGAGCGGCCTTTCCGCAATTGTTGACGGAGTAACGATGTGATTCAGCCACCGCTTGAATCGGGAGGGCGGGCCAAAATTGTGCATGGGCATTCCAATGACGTATTCGTCTGCCTCCGTCAGCTCCGTGATGGATTCACCCGAGAGCCTGAGGATCTCCTTCTGTTGGCACGTGCGCAAAGGTTTCGGCGTGTAGTTGGCCGCCACCCATGGCGCATCGATGGCAGGAATGTCGATCGCGGCGAGATCGCGTGTTACGACCTCGCCGCCGCGGTCTTCGGAAAGCCATCTCTCGACAAATTCCTGGTCAGGCGGCGTGAGATCGCCGTTGCGCCATATGGGCTTGAATCAATTCGAAGCAATTTCACGCCCAGCGAGAAGCTAAGTTTTGGCTGAGGAACTGAGCAGCGAGAAACCGAGAACTCGCAAGCCTACTTCCCTTCCGCCTTGTGCGCCGCGTACTTGCTGAGCGCTCCCAGATATGGCTGCGCGGCAGCGGGAACCGGGGTGGCGCCGGTAAGCAGGCTGCGATACGGGACCATGTGTCCGTAGAAGGTGCGAGTGCTGCTCTTGTCCTGCTTGATAACCGCACCGTTTAGCGCCAGGCCGGCAAACGCGCCGCGCGCGCGCGAGTAAGTGAGCACCTGCGCGCGCATGGTGAGGTCGGTCATGCCTTCGGCATGACGTCCCACTGGGCCCGCAGCCACCGAGGCGTCCACGCCGAGCTTGAACTTGCTCGTCAGCAGTCTCTTCATGCCGTCGTCGTTCATGATGATCATGACCAGGTCCACGGCCTGTCCGCCGATCTGCAATCCAAAGCTGCCGCCTTCCACCACGAAGAAAGCGGGCGCGCTCCAGCCCTTGTCGCTGCGGCAGCTGGCGACGCCGCGTCCGTACTGCGCTCCAAAGCCCAGGCCGCCCTTCAGCAGCGAGGGCACAACGGCCACGCACTTGGCCGACGACAGGATCTCTTCGGGAATGCCCTTGTCGGGAGCGGCCATTACCTCGTTCAGAACGTTGCCGGCGCTCTCGACGCGCTCAACGATCTTGGCCTTGTCTTCGTCTTCATCGGCGAGGCAGTTGAGCGTGAACAGGACGGTTACGGCAAGGAGAAATCCAGCAGCAAACTTCCGCATAGCGATACGGCCTCTCGGGGTGGAGTCTCTGAATGATAGTAAACCCGAAGCCGGGGTTGTGGGTTGGTGAGGCGGGCACCCGGTGAAATACGAGCCGGGCGTTCGGTGAAATAACGGAGGACTGGAGCGCGCCTGCGGGCAAATGCCAGGGCCACTCCAGCCCTCAGTCTCCCAGGTCTGTGGCAGGTGGCGCGAGTATGCGCCGCGTGGCAGTCGCGGAAAAGATTACAGCCGGACACGGCAGGGAGCTTTCAGGCCATGTCCGGCTGGCTGCTTCGTTATTTGTTGGTGACGAGGGAATGGGTAATGGCGTGAACCGACAGCGCGATGCGGTTCTGCACGCCGACCTTGCGCATCAGCTTGGCGACGTGCGCCTTGACGGTGCGCTCCTCAATGCCCAGCGCGCTGCCGATTTCCTTGTTCGAGCGGCCGGCAACGAGCAGTTCCAGGACTTCCTTCTCGCGGTCGGTGAAGGTAAGGCGGCCGGCCGGGAAGATGCGTCCGGACTGCGCCACGCGATCCACGAACATGGCGAGAACGCGGCGCGGGGCCCACACCCAGCCCTGGAAGACGACCTTCAGGGCCTGGGCAAACTCGCCCGGATCGGCGCCTTCATCGATGTATCCTTTGGCGCCGGCGGCAAGGGCCTTGAGAATGGTCTCGTCGTCTGCACCGGAACCGGTGACCAGGATGCGCAGGTCAGGGCGGGCGGCCTTCAGACCGGCGATCATGTCGAACAGGTTCTGACCGTTTCGGCTGCCGAGGAGGGCGACGTCGAGGTTCTCGCGCGAGCGGACCTCGTGCGCTTCCAGGGCAGTCAATTCAAATTCCGGTTCTTTATCGAACAGGCTGCGAAAGCCCACAAGGCGCAAAGGATCGTTTTCGACCAGCGCCACCACGATTCGGGGAGTTTTAGCGGGTGCCGGCTTCATAACTTTGTCGAAACTGGGCGTAGCATATCCTGCAAGCGGGCGATGGCGAAAGTGGCAAGAGGCCCTGTCCTTTGGTAAGACAATGAGTCTAACGGGAACACCTGAGCGATAGCATGCGAATCCTTCGGCAGGCACTGGTTTTGGGGCTGCTAGCGGCCATGGCGTCGGCACAAATGGAATACAAACCCAAGTTCCCGGGCGACCCGGCGCACTCGGACCCCGAGGCCGCAGCCCTCGGTTACATGCGCACGGTGGTGAACGCCCAGCGCATTTACTACAAGCGCCACAAGCAGTACGCCACATCGCTGGCCGCGCTGGTGAACCAGGGCTCATTCACCAAGCGGATGGTGAATCCCAACCGCGGCGACTATACGGTGCACTTCGGCGGCAAGGCCGACAGCTTCTGGCTGGCGCTGACACCGAAGGCATTCGATCCGCAGCACCGGGCGTTCTTCATCAACGACACGGGCCAGTTCCGCTTCGAGACCGACAAGCCGGCTACGGCGCAGTCGCCTCCGTTGAAAGCGGACCAGGAATAGCGAAAAGCTAACGGCTGGCCGTCTGGTTCGCCTCGCGCGGAGCGGGCGTTGCGGCGCGGCCATCGCCGTATCCCACCTGATAGCCGCGAGCGTAGGCGTCGCAGTAATCGGCGCCGTGGTTCGGACTTTGCCTGGAGGCGCGGCAGATGGCGCCGACAAAGTTGAAGTCGGTGATGGGCTGGGCGTCGCTGCGCCCGAAGCTGCGGCCGGCGAAGTAGCCATCGGCGAAGGCGCGATCGAAGTTGTGGTCGTGGGGAGCGGAAATCAGCCCGGTCGCGGCCGAGCGCAGCGGACCGATGGCACGGAAGGCGCGTCCGGCGACCCCATCGTCGTAACCGGCGCGGGCGCCCTCACGGAATCCTGCCATATAGAGTGCGCGATCACCGAAATCAGTGCGGTAGGAAGAGCGCAGCTTGCGTTCGGTTGAGCGCAGCACCGGAAGCAGATAAGTGTGGCCGGTGTGGATGTCCTGGTCGGCGGAGTGGAATCCTTGTTCGTAGCCGTGCAGATAACCGTGGGCGAAGGCGGAGCGGGCGAAGAGCGCCGCGGACGAGTCTTTCGTGTGAAAGGCGCAATCGTCGTCTGCCGCCGCGACGGCGGTAAAGACGAGCAGCGCCACAAACAGCAGAAGTGCCGGCCGTCTCGTAACCGTGTCCTCTACTTAGGATGAGATGGGGGCAGGGCCGTCGGATGATGGCCGGCCATTCTGTGGCGGGTCGCCAAGTTGCGCCAGAGCCGCTGTCACTGGGAGTGGCGGTCGGCCAGTCCTGATCGCAAATCACTCGGTCGCAAAGTCACTTCGTAGTGGCAACACTGACTGCCTTGCCCTTCCGATAGACGACAAGCAGCGGGTGCCCGCCGTTTGGGTAATGGACCTTCTTGTCGGTGGCGCCGCCGCCTGGCTGAGGAACACCCATGCCGGCTGCGAATGAAGCCTGGATTTCGTTCATCCCTTCGCGGATCTCGTGTTTTGCGACCGCATCCCACACGCTCGCGGGCCAGTGCTTGTAGAGCTCGCGCGGGTCTTGAATGAAGAAGATCTCGTCGAAGAAGATCTGGTAATCGCCGCGCTGCTCGACGCCAACGGGAACCCCGAAGCGGCGCCCGCCTTTGCTGAAAACCAGCAGGACGTCGTGCTGGTTGGGTGCGCCCGGAGTGGGCGCGGTGATCACGTCCTGAATATCGAGCCGCTCGATGGGGCCGAGCATTCCCGCCTCATGCGCCCAATCGACGCCTTTTCCGCGCAGTGGATAGTAGGTGTAGCGGTAGCCCTCGCGCGCCCACGCCGGCTTGCCTTTGACCTCGCGCTGCAGGGAGTTCAGGTCGAAGGCGCGCACGCGCCGAGGCACAACGTAAGCGTCGGGATCGAGCGCACCCGGTTCGGACGCCCGGGCCGGCTGTAACGGCGTGGGCGACTGCCGCTGGTTGTAGACGAACACCAGGCGAGCGGCTGCGGCCACCAGCAACACGGCAAGGACAATCTGGATGGACCTTCTGGTCGAGGCTTTCATGTCGCCGAAGCGCGAGCGGTTCTTACGGCATTGAATCTAAGGTGTCTTTCACTCCTCGTCTAGGCAATTTGATGCATTTGCGCGAAATGTCACCCGCCGCATACTCCACGAACCTTAACTCCAAATCCAAGTGAGGCCGCCGGGCTCTTCTGCATACAAAATCCTGGGGGAAACGGTGCAGAGGGGAAGGGGCGGAGTCAGTTGGTACGCGGCTCTCCGGTAGCTAATCGGCTGCCGGAGAGCCGCGCCTTTTGGAGGCCTTGTCCCGCCACGGCCCGCCGCAAGGCATGCGTTATCATTCACCTCCAGCCTTCATGACGCATGACGACGCTGTAGCCCTGCTCGATCGCGTGCAAGACGCCACCCGCCGCCACGACGTTTCGCACCTGATGGAGTTCTACGCCGATGATGCCCTGGCGGTCACGCCAATGCTGGGCGAGATGCGCGGGCGCGATGCCATCCGAGCAAGCTGGCTCAGGTTGTTCGAAATGTTTCCCGATATCGCACTGACCGTTTCGGAGATGATCGTGGAAGGCGGACGGATTGCGGTGATTGGACAGATCACGGCCACCGACAAGGGCGGCGGCTGGTTCGGCCTGGCACCGACCGGCGGCGTAATCAACTATCGGATTGTGCTGCGGCTCGACGTCGTTGACGGCAAGATTGTCCGTGATGAGCGCATTTACGACAGCGCCGGCGTTGTGGAGCGGCTGCAAAAGGCGCATCTGGACAAGGAATTGCGGACGGCTGCCGAGGTGCAACGCGCGCTGGCCGCGCGCGGCTCGGCGTCGGGCACGTTCTTCGAGTTTGCCGGGGACTCACTGCCTTGCCGAACGGTTGGCGGCGACTTTTTCGACTTCCTTGAACTGCCCTCCGGCAGCGTCGGCATTGCGATCGGCGATGTCGCCGGGAAGGGTCCGGCAGCCGCTCTGCTCGCTGCCCTGATCCAGGGGATGCTGGCGGTTGAGGCGGAAGGCGGCGGCTGCCCGGCGTCAGTGCTGGAGCGAATCAACCAGCGCCTCTCCGCGAGACGGCTCGACCCGCGCTTTGCCACACTGGTTTACGGCGTGCTTTCGCCTGATGGCGGCTTCGTCTATTCGAACGCCGGACACAACCCGCCCGCGCTGATTACGCCGGACGGCATTCAAAGGCTCACTATCGGCGGACCAATTCTGGGAAGTTTTCGCGAGGCGACTTTCGAGCAGGAGACGCTTCGGCTCGGTGCGGGCGAGACGTTGCTGATGTTTACCGATGGCGTCACCGAAGCGTCAGACCCGGATAACCAGGAGTTTGGTGAAGTGCGCCTCCTGGAGGTTGCCAGATCCGCCCTGACTTCCGACAGCAAGACGCTTTTGCGGCAGATCCTCGCAGAGCTTCAGGAGTTTTGCCGTGGCGCGGAGCAAGCTGACGACATCACCCTCGCCATCTCCAGGTTCATCTGAGAGCGCAGAGGCGGCGCGCTAGCTGCGGTAGTCGGCGTTGATGCGCACGTACTCGGCGGTGAGGTCGGTCGTGAGCAGCGATGTGGAAGCGCGGCCGCGGCCGAGCGAAACGGTGATCTCGTAATCAGGCTGCGATAGGCAGGCGTGCGCGGCGGCCTCGTCGAAGTTCAGGCCCACGCCCTTCCGGCACACCGGAATCTTCCCAAACCAGATGTCCACGCGCGCGGGATCGAAGGCGATGCCGCTGCGTCCTGCGGCAGCGAGGATGCGTCCCCAATTTGGGTCAGCGCCGGCGAGCGCGGTCTTGACGAGCGCGGAGGTGGCGATGGTTTGCGCGATCCGGCGCGCCTCGGACCCGCTGCGGGCCTTGGTGACGCGCAGGCGCACAACGTGCTGCACGCCTTCGCCGTCGGTGACGATCTGCTCGGCCAGCGACTGGCAGACATCATCGAGCGCGCGTTGAAAGTCGCG
This portion of the Terriglobales bacterium genome encodes:
- a CDS encoding response regulator transcription factor, translating into MKPAPAKTPRIVVALVENDPLRLVGFRSLFDKEPEFELTALEAHEVRSRENLDVALLGSRNGQNLFDMIAGLKAARPDLRILVTGSGADDETILKALAAGAKGYIDEGADPGEFAQALKVVFQGWVWAPRRVLAMFVDRVAQSGRIFPAGRLTFTDREKEVLELLVAGRSNKEIGSALGIEERTVKAHVAKLMRKVGVQNRIALSVHAITHSLVTNK
- a CDS encoding NAD(P)H-dependent oxidoreductase, which encodes MWRNGDLTPPDQEFVERWLSEDRGGEVVTRDLAAIDIPAIDAPWVAANYTPKPLRTCQQKEILRLSGESITELTEADEYVIGMPMHNFGPPSRFKRWLNHIVTPSTIAERPLAGKRGTFIIAAGVYAASSPDSCKNYLVPWLRTLFGFLGMSELRLVIADGSKKLHSGESDRATFMNQHFEAISALFAKAQNAIVDQPE
- the cas3 gene encoding CRISPR-associated helicase Cas3', whose translation is MTDFNLARHQSECAGALASGKSVILRAPTGSGKSEAVWLPFLSLRGKTLPHRLIHTLPMRALVNQLESRMRTYANGRMRVAAMHGQRPESVLFYADAIFATLDQVVTSYACAPLSLSVRQGNIPAGAVAGSFLVFDEVHTFEPHLGLQSLLVLAERAHQMGIPFVIMSATLPTNFIRRLSERFGATIVEGTRLEGKNRRQRRVVLRVSSEKLSIETILQLTRNVERTLVVVNTVQRAQNLYEQLLGKIGCPVILAHSRFYDDDRRTKEKQIEARFGKTAEGRCLLIATQVVEVGLDISCDFLVTELAPIDALVQRAGRCARWGGEGEVVVFTGLETTRPYDRLLVEATEKALREKDLNGHELTWEIERDLVDIVLEPQFDQWAEPEAAGKVLASLAAAAFTGDSAKAEQAVREGLTVEVALHGSPDTLGIGALRLPRCRIHPGVLQQFVHKQQPEAWRVVVDRTAADDYRTRIEFLHVDSNSRAAPYGYYIIHPKYGSYDAERGLRLGIRGSPAESRDELIQQKSRLEGELQIEKWQDHIEKVVKAFAEHVLPRERIAFEALSRRLGKTHEDLLSLTHLVLIFHDLGKLAEQWQRKIQAGLESVLPPGTFLAHRGGSVRDLPPHATVSASLATPCLCRIAGSDWQQTLAIPALAAIAHHHTVRADMTPQFEMRDGWFEVTADCARRFARVDLTISDFNKWRGGGSCGVALNFLLPDGYASYVLLSRWLRLADRIATGGGENAILNYENWMSSS
- the cas6 gene encoding CRISPR system precrRNA processing endoribonuclease RAMP protein Cas6: MSCPYKAIFEPSPPPEAEALSKNQDVPRPFVFRAPKTQQTRFETGQRFEFELVLIGRALDFLPYFVLSFRELAAEGLGLNRAKCSLERVEQVDLTSEAADASNYEAMVIYTAEDQVFRNAATSETGEWIGRRIRNRSTSRDNDSVQQVSIRFSTPTFLKADGEIIRQPEFHHVFKRLRDRINALSTFFGEGPIEADFRGLGERAEKIRTVSARTDWVERFRTSSKTKQRHELSGFIGDVTYEGNLNEFLPWLTLGELVHVGKHTAWGNGWMQLEREVSRGCV
- a CDS encoding lipid-binding SYLF domain-containing protein, which gives rise to MRKFAAGFLLAVTVLFTLNCLADEDEDKAKIVERVESAGNVLNEVMAAPDKGIPEEILSSAKCVAVVPSLLKGGLGFGAQYGRGVASCRSDKGWSAPAFFVVEGGSFGLQIGGQAVDLVMIIMNDDGMKRLLTSKFKLGVDASVAAGPVGRHAEGMTDLTMRAQVLTYSRARGAFAGLALNGAVIKQDKSSTRTFYGHMVPYRSLLTGATPVPAAAQPYLGALSKYAAHKAEGK
- a CDS encoding SpoIIE family protein phosphatase, which encodes MTHDDAVALLDRVQDATRRHDVSHLMEFYADDALAVTPMLGEMRGRDAIRASWLRLFEMFPDIALTVSEMIVEGGRIAVIGQITATDKGGGWFGLAPTGGVINYRIVLRLDVVDGKIVRDERIYDSAGVVERLQKAHLDKELRTAAEVQRALAARGSASGTFFEFAGDSLPCRTVGGDFFDFLELPSGSVGIAIGDVAGKGPAAALLAALIQGMLAVEAEGGGCPASVLERINQRLSARRLDPRFATLVYGVLSPDGGFVYSNAGHNPPALITPDGIQRLTIGGPILGSFREATFEQETLRLGAGETLLMFTDGVTEASDPDNQEFGEVRLLEVARSALTSDSKTLLRQILAELQEFCRGAEQADDITLAISRFI